The DNA window ACCTTTTATAACAAGCGTTTAGGTTTCTGGAGAAGAAGGATGGACTTTCTTAGGCTGAACAATAGGGTGACTCTTGTAGATTTCACAAGAAAAATGCACTTAGAGTTAAATGTCAACATTACAAAACACCAAATTTAGAAGATTTTCTTGAAAGCCAAGCTTTTAAACCATGGAAGTTAAAAACAACAATATATAGACAAAGTTATGGAATGATCGAGAAGAGTTGCTAAGTTATTGTCCTAGCTAAATGATGCATATATAGAGATGTATTGATGATATTAGTGGTAAGGAAAGATTTAAAAGATTGTACATATATTTTGAACCATTGAAGAAAGGTTTCAACACAAATTATAGACGCGTAATTGCAGTAGATGACAACCATTTAAAGGAGTCAACATTTGGAAGTTCCATTAATAGCAGTAGGGATTGATGCAAATGACTGCATCTATCATGTTGCATATGATGTAGTCAAGATAGTAAATAAGAGTTCTTGGAAGTTTTTCATCGAATTCTTGAAATACGACTTGTTAGTGATATACAAATGTAGTTTTTAGTAAATTGACAAAGTTTGTCTTTTACAAGTGTAAAATATTTGCTTACTTGTAAAAGTATTTTGTAATCATAAACTAATTTTTGTTGTTTGAATGAGATAGAGGTTTTAAGAGAATATCATAAACTAATAGAGGTTTGAATGATCAGAATGCACACAAGTGGCTTATTGACAATACACATCCACACCACTAGTCAAGATCACACTTTAGAACAAAATCTAAGTGTGATATTATGCTATGCTTACCCTAACTTGACTAAAGTAGTGTGCACTATTTGCAAGTGAATTGATATTCATGGTTGTGACTTGAAAGTAACTGCCTGGGATCCCAAATCCCATCAACTAGTTAGTCGAATCGAGCCAACAAGGGTTTGATCGAGGAGATTGATGAACCATGGGTACTGTTTACTGTTTATTTAACTGGATTCGGTCTactgaatttggtatactcgagtattacctctACTGTTATCTTTGGACTTCGGACCCGATAGGGGGTTGATCAGTAGATGGAGATTAGAGATAAgcggtgctctactggacttgtTACTATATGTTCATAGTTGATGGAGTATCAACAGATCCTGGATAAGCTGTTGCCGAACTAGCTCGCAAGAGCAAAATTTATCCTTATGCATGAAAAAGTTAATTGCCTAACTGACTTGTTTACTCGAAATGTTAATGTCTACTCTTGTGAACTTTTACTTTCTTCGTTTTGAGATTACAACATATATATAACTGCCAACTTGCTACTTTGTTTGTATGTTATCTTCGAACCTCACTGGGCGAtagctcactccattagtttgtttttcttacagggggtGAGAACGTGGGCTTGTGAATTGAAGAAAGCTGGCATTTTATTTTAGGTCCCTTGTCTTttgtcttttgtcttttgaaAAAGGCTGGCATTTTGTTCTTGTGTTCTTCTAGTTTTAGTTGTTTGACTTGAGGTTGAATCTCTTGTTATCTTATGGGTTTGTAGGAGAATTTGATGACCACGAATGTATATATCTAAGTTTTGAAATTGCTATTGCTTTTGTTATCGAGATTCTTATATTGTATTGGGACTTGTGCATGAAACCTGGGGAGAGTTAGGCCGGTGGTCCACCAAATCCTaaggtacgccctagggggaggtagtGTCGTCACAGTGACTAATCTACGAGCCACAATTCGCTGATCACCTCGCAGATCTCTGATTTTGGCTTGCAACTTACTTTGCAACTTGTACTTTGTTCACACAACTTTTTTGACTCATTTTTCTGACCAAATTTTAGTGGGAACTGCCCAAAAAACCTGCAAAAGATGTTTAACAACTCCAATAAACCAGGTTTGTGGGTTCAAGAAGAATGTATATTTACACTTTGTCTTTTGCATCAAAATCCCTCTTTAAATAGAGAAACTCTTCACAAAGCAGAGTAGAgagtgaagaagagaaaaaacaagagtTTAATCTAGTATAGTCTTAGTAGTAGTTGTTAGTCTAGTTTAGTAAGATAActtaaaagaaaaagtgaaaggaTATTCTTGCACTTTACTTATTTGAGGGAACAACTTGTAAAGGAATTAAAAAATTCaacttcaagaaattgaatAAAAATTCTTCTTCCTATACTCTTTTTCTCTTATGTTTGTTTTCAATGTTTAGTTGCAAGTGTTATTAATGCTTGGATGTACTTAATATTAGGGTaaagatgaacttgttgttgcttTGATATGAAACAATTAGGAATGATTAtgctatttcatgatttggCTAGTTTAAGAACTTGTGTATGCTATTTATGATTATCTGGCCACTAATTATGAATTATTTGATGATTGTATGATCAATGAAAGTTGTCTACATATAGATTTTCCTTCTTAGATCCTAGTTTTGTTCACATGAAAATAGGGAATAAAGTTGAGTGGATTTTCATGCAATAATTTCATTGAAATTATTAAACTTGTATCTAACCTTTTCTCTATAAAAGTGGGTTAAGGAAAGGTATAAATTGTTGAGAAATTGGAGAAAgtaatttccaacaatataatgTTCATTGGCAAAACTGAGGGTATTtggaagttatttcttggcaaATCATGAAATTCATAACTTAGTCATCCTATCTAGTTTCTATTTTTGGCACAACAAGTTATTGTTAATTTTAGGAAGTCTCTTAACTTGATCTTTGAGCAATCTTATTTTCTTTAATCTTAGCTTAGTTTGTGGTtactttttaaatttgtttaGTTGTTTGTCTAAATAATAAGGTGAGTGAACAAAACCATAGTACTTTTCTTAGTCCTTGTAGGATCAATCCTAATACGCTATACTCGTTGACCCGTATACTTGCGGATAGAATAATTAGGTAAAACTTGGAATTCTAACTAGCAATCAAAATCCCTTTTTCCAGTTAAAAGCCCAACCCTCAAATTTGTGAATGTTGTAAATGCATCACGAGAAGGGCAACAAAATACAATATGTGAACAATAAAGAGTATCTTTATTGCCGAATAAGATAACGGGACTATCTTTATTGCATCACCGATCCTATCTTGTTTTCATCATTCATGTCATTAACAGACATTATCTAATTCCTTTTAATAATCTTCCAATTTTGAGGCTGGTAAAATTTGAAACCTTCACAAGTTAAACAGTTCGATATGAAACTAATCATTATTCTATTATATAATTGGAGAGTTCAAAAGAAAATCATTATTGGTATGATAATACACACATATACTATTATATGTAAAGTCAATTCATGCCAAAATTAATGCATAGAAGACATTCATAATGTACTAAAATGTGTTAGTGGCTGAAAATAACTAGTTGGATATTTTGTTTGCCACAATCATAGGTGCAAATATAGCTTAGAGAATGATTGAACACTACAATTAATGTGAAGGGAAAGACGGCAGATCCCTTTCACCATGGTAATGAAGGAGGTACCTGAGGCTTCTACAACCATTGCCCAACTCCATTTCTCTGCAAGTTAGATGCAAGATCACAAGTTTGCTTTCCACCAAGAAACAAAAGGGGTCTTCTCTCACTTGCCTCTCTTTAATTCTgtgtctctctctctcacacacacagaAACGTAGAAACAGAGAGAAACACACACATGACATGAGTGCACTTATAACAACCCTTCTTCAGTTTTTGACGTTAAGCCCATCTTCCTTTCTCCTCAGGCTTCTGTCTCTCTTCCTGTGGATAACATCGTTAAGACTTTTTGTGTTGCAAGGATTTCTTGCTCAAGACGCATATTCCAACagcaaatttttctatttatcaTTAAATTGATATAGATATATCTAGGTACACTACTTCCACAAGATATTTGACATCCTATGAGTATTCCCGCACGGTGCTTCCTTCTGAATTCATTGAAGGTACTCAGTCTGTGAGATGACGGAAGGCAACTTCTTGAATAAGCTCTTCAAAAATATATTCTACTTGCATCTTGTTTCGATTACGATCTTGGTGATTGTGCTTGCTATTCGCAGCATACTATCGGCATCCCATACTCACCATTTTGACACTCAAGATTGGTATCTACCTGTCCTTGTTTCGACTGCTTTTGCTGCAATTGCTGGTTTTGCATGGCAAGCGTTTACAGCCTTCAACCCTCTGAGAACTATGAAAGTAGCATTTTGGCTTAGCCCTCTGCTGATAGGTTTAGTTGGTTTCCTACTTGTCTCAATAGGTACCACAGGCAGCTTGGTGGCTGCTGCCATTGCAGTAGTTTCTGCAGTCACACAGTCACTCTATTGGTGCTGGGTCCAACCCCGACTCGAGTATGCTGGTCAGATTCTATTATTGTCTATTGCAATTCCTCCTCAAATAGCCACTGGAGTTGCATTTCTGTCCATCATCACCTGTACCCTGTACTCCAGCCTTTTGTTCTTTGGCATTGGAGGGGCTACAGCCACAAATACAAGCTGGGACATATTATTCATCTTTGTAATACTATTGAGCTTGACATGGACTGCTCATATCATCAAGAACACACAGCAAGTTGCAATCTCTCACATCAAATATATGCAACTTACATATGGACTAGAAATTGGTACAATCATGGCATTTAAGAACACATTTAAGCACTCAATAGGGACCATCTGCATAGGATCAATTCTTGTACCTGTCATTTGTGTCATACGGGGTTCAGCCCATGCCATCAGTATGGTTTCAAAAGATGCTGATGAATTCATGTTCTCCTGCACAAGTTGCTATTCTGCAATTGCATCAAGGCTAGTAGCATATGGCAATCGATGGGGCTTCGTGCATATAGGGCTTCATAACAAAGGCATTGTGCAGTCATCAAGAAATATCTGGGAGATGTTCCAGAGAGCTGGTATTGAACAATTGATAAACTCTGACCTAACTAGCTCATTTTGCTTCCTAAGTGGAACTGCAGGTGGTGCTGCATGTGCACTGCTGGGAGGTTCATGGGCTCTCATGTCTCGTAGGAACTATGCAACTGAGGTGTCAATATACACCTTTTTAAGTGGATATTTCATGGTAATACCTTATTGAATATACTTAATCCGAAGTATCCAAGTTGAAATTATAATGTCAACAACATAACTTGAAGGAGATGCTGATTACATGCTCAAACAATCTTTGCATTGCAGAATCGGGTGGCAATGTCATGGATACAGGCTGGCGTTTCTGCATACTATGTTGCCTATGCGGAGAACCCACAGAACCAAAAATTTGACTGTACGATTCCAAAATTCATTGAGGAGCTGCAAAGATCTCGTGTATAAAGGTTACTCATATTTTCTACTAGCCCAAAGGACACTTGCATATGCAGAAAAGCAACATTCTTAACATTCATTGATTTGTACCAAGAAAGCAAATTTTTACATTTCTTAATCCTCTATCTATTCTTTCTTTCCCATTCTTTGGGTCCATCTCAGGATACTTTATTGAACTACTAAGCTCTTGTTCACTCTGTAAATGGCAAAGATATATTTTCATCTCTTTCCTTCTCACTATGATCTGTGTTCAGACACACAAATGTTGATCAGTCACAAGTTCTAATTTTGTCTACAACCAAATAAATATAAAGAAATACTACAATTGCCATGCAATTTTGGGGTACCAAATCAAAAGTTCAAAGCAAACATATTCTGGAATACATAAACAGTTTCATTTTGATTCCCGAAATAATGAATACTCTACACGATTCATTGCAATATTGacaatgaaaagaaaaacagcaaataGACACAAGTCGGGAAATTATTTGACCTTCGAAGCTATTAGTATCATATACTAATGCATTTTCGCTTAAATTCCTCACATCCTACTAAATAGTAAACCTGAACAACCAATTCTACTATCACCGTGACTAGATCTGCATTCACTTACATGCTATCATAGTATAAGATAGTTCCAGCTATGACAACATCACCAGGAGCAAAATCTTGCTCTCCGGGGGAGTCAAAGGTGACCTCGTCCACCACATTCTGAGCACATTATGTTCCCAGTTCCACCACAACCTGCATTTTGCCAGAGTATGATTCAAACTTGTCAACCTTCTTGATGTCAATATACAAAATTATACTACTCTTACTTCAATGTTAATTAACAACTGCCAACTCTGCACAAAGCCACCTTATAGAAAActgaaagttaaccaaaaaaaaataaaggcaaTAAAGAGATTTTTGAGAAATAACAACAAAACTTTCACAAGTGTAGAATGATAATTATGATTGCACAGTTGGAAATCAAAGGCTTCcaattgattgaggaaaacctAATTTAAACTATGAGATCACAAAAAACCAAATACCAGAGTGGAAAGTTATAAAGGCTTAGATGTCGTCCATTTATCAATTTTATTATATGCTAAACTAAAGGCAAAGCCCATCTAAACCAaagtaagaaagaaaagagaaccatTTGTCATCTACAGACATGAAACCCATTACAGAGAACTTTTTGCGTAACAACTCAATTAATAATGTTCAAATCTAAATTCCAAAGCAAGGACAAATGGTTGAAACTAGAATAGTCCAAGTCTTTTGAACACAATGATAAGTACTACACAAGTGATTTCCTCATGTCTGACCCATAAGGTTGGCAGTTGACAAACTAAGAATTcctcaagaaaaagaaattaactTGATAATTCTTGAATTGTTGAGAGGAAATTTTAAACAAGTATTCTCATTCCTTTATTTGCATCCATGAGAGCTCTCCACTTTGACCAATTGGTACCTCTTGTTTATGGGACTTCTTGACACTCTTAAGCTTTGACCAAGTAAAATTGACTCTCAAGAGAAAATAGAGAATAAAGTCCCAGTATGCATTTAAACCACCCTGGTGTAATGCATTAAATGTTTCTCTCATGCATTATAGCTGAAGCATTTTTGCCATTCTACATGATTTTAGACAACACATAAAAGTCACAAATATGGTCAAGAAATAACTAAAGTTGTTAGCACTCTCTGT is part of the Coffea eugenioides isolate CCC68of chromosome 6, Ceug_1.0, whole genome shotgun sequence genome and encodes:
- the LOC113776300 gene encoding protein PNS1-like, which produces MTEGNFLNKLFKNIFYLHLVSITILVIVLAIRSILSASHTHHFDTQDWYLPVLVSTAFAAIAGFAWQAFTAFNPLRTMKVAFWLSPLLIGLVGFLLVSIGTTGSLVAAAIAVVSAVTQSLYWCWVQPRLEYAGQILLLSIAIPPQIATGVAFLSIITCTLYSSLLFFGIGGATATNTSWDILFIFVILLSLTWTAHIIKNTQQVAISHIKYMQLTYGLEIGTIMAFKNTFKHSIGTICIGSILVPVICVIRGSAHAISMVSKDADEFMFSCTSCYSAIASRLVAYGNRWGFVHIGLHNKGIVQSSRNIWEMFQRAGIEQLINSDLTSSFCFLSGTAGGAACALLGGSWALMSRRNYATEVSIYTFLSGYFMNRVAMSWIQAGVSAYYVAYAENPQNQKFDCTIPKFIEELQRSRV